The DNA sequence TGCCCCCACAATGCCACCAAACCAAGGATActcactgcagagctgctgctgccagcatcaGAGCCTGAGCAATCACCCTAAGGCCGTAGGAATGGGGCAAGGGGACAGTGGTGCCCAAGGGAACACCTCTGGACGCTCCCCAGGGGcacaccagcagccccaggtgTCCCACATGGACACCAGGGTGCAAAAATTTGCAGCTGTTGCATTGGCCGGGAATCGAACCCGGGCCTCCCGCGTGGCAGGCGAGAATTCTACCACTGAACCACCAATGCCAGATGTGCaccacccccccagccctgccccacaccccacacccagtggggtgggagcagcagggacaggcacTGCCGGCTGTGAACCCCCAGAGAGGGGACCCCAACAGACAGCTCTCATGCCGGGGCTCCAGCCGCGGGAGCgcctctccctgctgcctcagccatcACCTCCAGCAAGGGCTGGTTGTCATTAGCCTTCAGAGTTAACACTCTGATTAGACAAACAGCCAGAGTTCGCTCACTCCTCAGAGGGCTGCAGAACCTAGCCCACAGCACAGGACAACCCAAATACACTTCAGGTTCACCCTGGAGACCCAGCTGTGACAGGCCACCCCTGTCCAGTACCAAAATGCAGCTGCCTCTGGAgtgcagcagcacccacagccccaagCAGCCCGTGGCCACACAGAGCCCAGGGTGGGTGAAGGGGCCGAGGGCTGCAGAGGCGAAGGGCAGGACATCAGGTGTGCGCTGCTCAGGAACAAAACCTGGACTCTTGGGGAGGGAATCGAGAGCATGACAATTGTCCCACTGAGCCAACTGTGCCAGATGTGGGGCTGCACACAGCTGCCCAATGGCGCTGTGGCCTGGGCATCCCGACAGGGGCCAGCACCCcacactgccacacagcaagAGATCCTCACTGCCACCAAGCCATGGACCTTCACCTCACTGCCACCGAGCCAGTGTCCCTGCCTGTCACTCAGCAGAGATGCTCCCTGTCACCAAACCAGCTCCTCTCACTGCCCCCACAATGCCACCAAACCAAGGACActcactgcagagctggtgctgccagcatcagaGCCTGAGCACCCATGCAGAGGCCATAGGGATGGGGCAAGGGGACAGTGGTGCCCAAGGGAACACCTCTGGACACCCCTCACGGGcacaccagcagccccaggtgTCCCACATGGACACCAGGGTGCAAAAAGCTGCAGCTGATGCATTGGCCGGGAATCGAACCCGGGCCTCCCGCGTGGCAGGCGAGAATTCTACCACTGAACCACCAATGCCAGATGTGCaccacccccccagccctgccccacaccccacacccagtggggtgggagcagcagggacaggcacTGCCGTCTGTGAACCCCCAGAGAGGGGACCCCCAACAGACAGCTCTCATGCCGGGGCTCCAGCCATGGGAGCgcctctccctgctgcctcagccatcACCTCCAGCAAGGGCCGGTTGTCATTAGCCTTCAGAGTTAACACTCTGATGAGAAGACCTTGGAGGGGCTGCAGAACCTGCACAGCACATCCCAGATACACTTCAAGTTCACCCTGGAGACCCCGGTGTGACAGGCCACCCTCACCCTGAACCAAACACAGCTGTCTCAGTGGTGCAGTGGCTCCATCAAGATAGCAGAGGCTTGGGAGAAACAGCAGGACCTCTGCTACTAGAGCAGCAAGGTACTGCCATTGGGAAAAGAGGGATGAATTCGGGGTTCACCTTACGCGGGATCTCCCCTTGCCTGTGACGGTCTCCGTTTCTCTCCCCATGCCCTGCCAGTCCTGCCAAAGCGGTGTGAAAAAGAAGTCCTGCTGCATTGGCCGGGAATCGAACCCGGGCCTCCCGCGTGGCAGGCGAGAATTCTACCACTGAACCACCAATGCCAGATGTGCAACAGTTCTCTGCACTGCCCTACGGCCTCACACCTCAGATGCCAACCTCTGCCCCTCAGCAACCCATCCATGCCACAAGACCCACATGCAGGAGGGTGTGCATGCCCCCAGGTGCTCATGCCTGTTGGTGCGTGTCCTCGCAGCACATCTGTGTGCCACAGGGGTGTGTGTATTGCTTGTGCACCCCCACATTTGTGTGCCATGGGGAGGTGTGTACCGCTTGTGCACCCTCACTTCTGTGCATGTGCCCCCTCGCCTGTCTGCATGCACAGGCGGCGGGTACTTGCACACTGCATGTGCTTGTAGCACCCCTGCAAGGGTTGTGCAAGGCTGAGTGCGGGCAtgcagcggggctggggtgACAGGGGTCCCCAGGTCTCCCTACCTGCTGGTACTTGCTGTACTCCTTGCCCAGAGCATCGAAGAGCTGGCACAGCTCCTGGGTGTACTTCCAGGATGGGTGCTTCTCCGGCAGCACCTCACGGATCCGCAGCACCGCCTGAGAGCTGACGTGGAACCAGAGGTACCGCAGCGCTGCCTCGGACACCGTCCCGTTGCGCTGCAGGTGAGAGGGTGCCCTGGGTGAGATCCACACAGCCCCTGTGGGTCCCTGGAGTGTCCCCATCATGGGGCTGTCCCCTGCCGCTGTCTTACCAGGCGGGTGATGTTGGACggcctcagcacctcttcataTTGGACCTGGACAGTGTAGTTGATGGGGAAGTAGTGTTTCTGGAAAGGTGGAGAAGAGCACAGGGGCTGGCAGCAAAGTGACAGGGACATCTCTGCCAGCCTCAGCATGACACTGGCAAAACAGTGGAAAAGCCCTTTGACATGGTCAACCACCAAAGGTGgaccagcagaagcagctctgggCACCACCTGCCATAAGTTGGCCCCAGTAAGAAAATCACCCCCCAGCTCCCgccagctcccagcccctggCTGCATTCAGCCCCCGGAGCAAATCCAGGCCCTGCAATGCCacgtgtcccccccacccccaacaAAACTGGGGATTACCATGTACCGCAGGCGCATCTCATactgcagcttgtcctggagCAGGCGGGTGAGCTCGCATTCGCCCGGCGCAGCCGcgtccagccccagcacagccaggacaccTGGGCAGCCAAAAGCGAGAGGTGTCAGCCCCACCCAGGGACACCCACTGGGGTAAGGCCATCCCCCCACCACATCCCCAAGCTGTACTCACACAGGACAGCCGCGTAGCCCTGCTGCATGTTGATGGTGGCTGTCAGCAGAGTCCCAGGCTGCGCCTACATGGCTGGAGTTCGCCAGGAGCCTCCTGGGCAGTGGTGTgcgggacagggggacaagggacaagCGCAGGccctgggtgctgggctgctctCCAGTAGCCCCAGGTGGTTGCCCCCTGCCATGGATGGGGGGTCAGTCCCCCTCTCCTGCCATCCCCGCTGGCTTCTCCTCTCCGGCTGGctgtggggaggcagcaggTCCCAGGGCCATCACAGGGTACCGGCAGGGATGCACTCCGGGGGGTGTGGGACCCCCCTGCAAGAGGGAATCTGAGGGGGGAGAAAGCCCCGGCTGCAGCCCTAGGGAGGGCACCCGCTCCAGCCCCGggggctgtgggacagggacacccgCACGTGAGCCCTGGGTGGCCACAGAGGGCTGTGGGTGGCCGTGGAGCCAGGGGTGCTTGTGTCTCACTGggggcagggctgccagggcttCCCCCGGTGCCTCCCCCAGGGGATTTCCAGGGCGGGGGGATGGACACGACCCAGCCCAGCACCATTATCCCAGCAACGAGTTTGTCCGGccccagcaggagctcagccaaggaGCGCTGGGGGATGGGGCTGGCAAAGTGGCCAGGCCACCCCACACTGGGTCCCCCTGCAAACGAGGACATGTCATGTCCCCACGCCCATGTGAAGGGGGCTGTGccgtgtccccacgctgtcACTCCACGGTAAGGGGACCATGGCATGTTCCAACATGAAGGGGGCACGACGTGTCCCTGCATGGTGTGGTGCACACACAGGAGGGGCCGTGCCATGTCCCAGCACAGAAAGGGcccctcctgtgtccccactCTGCATCCCTATGCGAAGGGGACCACGCTATGTCCCCACACCATGTCCCAGGGGAATGCAACCGTGCCATGTCTCCCCATGCCATGTCCCCACACAGGCGCCATGCTGTGTCCCTACACCGTGTCCCCACCCCACATCCCCACGCGAAGCAGCCATGTCATGTGTCCGTGCAAAGGTggctgtcccatgtccccacaccACGTCCCCACGTGAAGAGACCCACGTGCCGTGTCCCTGGAGCCACGTCCCCACACCGTGTCCCCACGCGCGGAGGGGGGGGGTGTCCGTGCCGTGTCCCCACGCGGGGCCGTGCGTGaccacccgcccccccccccgccgccccgctgcTGCCTCCGCGCGGACCCGCCCCCACTCGCCCCCACGCGCGAGGGGCCCGCGGACCCACCTGGCGCGGCGCGAAGGGCCGCGGGCGCGGGACGCGTCTccccgcgggcggcggcggcggcggggccgggcccgcgcTTCCCgggaggcgggcggggggcggcggcgcggggagcgggcggggcggctgccgggggccgggcggggagcggggaccGAGCGACCGCCCCGCACGGCCCGGGGCTCgtctgtccctgccctgccgggggtgTCCGGCTGACGCCGCCGGGTATCCCCGGGGCGCTCGGAAAGCCTGGGTGGGTGTCCCCGGAGTGCTCAGCTTACCTGgtctgggtgtccccagggtgctcaGCTTACCTGGTCCAGGTGTCCCTGGAGTGCTCAGCTTACCTGgtctgggtgtccccagggtgctcaGCTTACCTGGTCCGGGTGTCCCTGGAGTGCTCAGCTTACCTGGTCTGGGTGTCCCCGGGGTGCTCAGCTAGGCCAGGCTGCATGTTCCCAGGGTGCTCAGCCAACTCTCCTGAGTCCTCCTCTACTGCTTGGCTGCCCCAACCGGGAGCCCCTGGGGTGCTAAGCTAACCATGCTGCATGCCCACTGCTcctcagggtgctgggccagctctgtgGTATACTCCCAGGGAGCTCACCCCACCCATTTGGGTACCCACATGCTAACTACACTTCACACCCTTGGGCTCCACCAGCACTGGCAGCTCCAGGGTGCTGGGCTCCCTCAGCTGCATGTCCCAGGGCACTCTCTGGGCTGGGCACCCACAGGTGCATTTTGGGGCACTAAAAGTTGGCATCAGCCTGGCCTTTCCCAGCACACACCTGTGCTGTGTGCAGGGGAGGCTGCCCAGACCCACctgagaggggctggggggtccctggctGCCTCCAGGCCAGCAGGAGTCCCGCTCCCTCTAGCCCAAGCCCATGCTGTCTTCTCACGATGCCAGAAGCAGGGAGGACAGGACACTGTCCTTCCCTCCACTGCCCCGAAGAGCCCCTTGGGAAAACTGGCTGtctctgtgctgggagctgccggGCACCCAAGGGGTCGAGGATAGAAACTAGCTATCAAAGAGGGGTCAGCGCTCCCAGGGAAACGCGTGGGAAGGAATGTGCTTCTGCATGCGAGGAGAGCGCGCTGGGATTCCCCTGGCATGGAGTCAGGGCTGCGCCGCTCTCCTGCCAACCTTCCCCTGCAGCCAGCTCCTGGGCACTGCCCTCACCTCcctcccagctccaggctgggctgggggcacgATGCtcagccctgagcaggagaaGGAGCCAGTCCAGCTCCTCACCTTGGTGTCTACAGGGATTTTGCCCTCATCTGCTGCAGGCGTTAAAAGGAAGCCATTTAATAACATTCCCTGCCCATGTAGTCATCAGCTTGGCAGCTGGGATGGggtgaggaagaaaagggaaagcgTGGAGCTGCACAGCACGGTGCTGGGGACAGTTTGCCCTCCTTGGCTGCACCAGGCTGGAAATCACCGCTGGTGCGAGCCCAAGGCAAACAGCCCCAGACACAGGGCACCATCCCCGGGAGCTTTGCTCCCAGGCATCAGCAGGAGCCAAGcaccctgtggctgcagggtcCCAGGGGAAGGGCAGAGCCCTCACTGAGAGGCTGGTGGGGCCACAGCTTGGAGGGTCTGGGAGCTCCTCTAGGCTGGGGCTCAACCCCTCCCAGGGTTTGCCTTGTGCTGGAAGCAGGTTGTTTATGCAGGCTGGGCTAAGGAAACAAAACCTTGTGCTGGGAAGGCATTATTCCTGGTAAAGTACAGGAAGGTGGCACAAAGCCCTTCACCCCCAGGCAGAAGATGGGTGCGGTGAGCAGCAGTGGCCAGGTGCCACAGAGACAAAAAGTTGCAGCCCCTGCCGAAACAGGCTCACAGTGACAAGCCAAAACGGGAGAGTGGGGTGCACATTCACCCTCACCCTGTGCAGCACACACACCAGAGGAACACAGAGGCTGTTTGAGTGCAGCactgggctggggggacagctgCCTTTCCGAGCCCCAGCCAGGAGATGCCCCGCAGCAAGGGAgggctccagctccagagcagaCCCCTGGCAGGAGTAAGCGAGAGACAATGCTGAGACTGGAGGCAACACCGGGAAGCACCCACTGTGTGGGAGAAACACCTTCCCCCAGCcatcctggcagccagctgCAGTGCAGCTGCTTCACAGGGCTACACAAGGGAGTCCCGAGGCACAGCCAGGCCCTGTaagggctggagaaacagaagcTGGGGGAAAGActcttccctcccacctctTCTTCACATACCCTGCTTTGTGTGTgtcccagggcagctctggctgcagaaCATGCTGCCAGGATCAGGACCAGTTCCAGCAGAAcagggggtgcagaggggctcACAGGCCAACACCTGCAGGGGTGCAGCATGGCCCCAGTATCCACACAGGGCACAGGGTTGAGGGTGTGCGCATTAGTCCTTCTCCTCCACCCCTCCTGCTCCTACCAGGTcagcaacagctgctgctgcagagccatgGAGTCAggctagttaaaaaaaaaaaaaaaacaaaccaacaggCTTTTATTCTTCATGTGCCGCTCACAGTCACAACTTGGAGACACTGCTCTTGCCAAAGTTATTATGAAACAAATAAAGTCCCAGACTCAGGCCTCACTCTTCCCCACCCCCAAGAGAGTCAACATTGTACAAAACTCTATTTACAGGGAAAACAGTCAGAAATAGTGAGTCCAAAACTCCCTTGCAATTCAGAATAAAACGTTCAAGACAAGTGTGACAGTTACACCCTCCACACAGCCAGGCTGCCCAtcagctgctcctggagctgctggaagcCCAGAGCTTCTCACTACCAACTACTAAAAGGAGTCTGGTAAGCCCCAGTTGTGTCACAGCTGTTTCCTTTACCAAAAAGCTGGGAAATTGCAAAACCCACTTGATCCTACAAAGGCTCAACTGGATCTGCCCTATGGGGATTCCTGCAAGGCCAGCACAAGATACACTCGGGCTCCCCCATCCTAAAGAGGGGCCAAGCAGATGGGGCTGAGGGTCAGTCTGCACCCCTTCCTTGGGCACTTCCCAAGAGGGAATCTCTCTGGCTGCAACCCAGAACATGTCAGGAGCCCTCACATAAGCAGCGGGCTGTGTTGGGAGACCTAATATCTGATACTGTATTTACTGGAGTCACATTACTTTGAAACACAAACCAAGAGGAGCAAACCAatatttaaaaagggaaaaaagcacatATTCCTCGTCCCAACTGTGCCTGGAAGAGCATCCATAGGAGCCAGCGAGCagttctgctcctgccagctgctgctcagaaagcGTAGCGCGTACGGATGTCTTCCAGCTTCTTGGACACTTCAGGTGGGGTCCGGTCCAGCTCTTCGGCTACATTCTTCTGTTTGTTAGGCTCCATGGAGTTGAACTGCTCACACAGGTCTCCATCGATCACATTCTAGAGGGCAAGGAGGAGAGCATTGAATCGACACAACACAGGCACTGAACCCTGCCTAAACAGGGAAAAATAGCAACAGTTCGTTCCCAGAAGCTTCTTAATCCTGTCCTGGAAACAAGACCATGCTCAGTGACCTCATCTGCTGAATAGCAGCAGTTAGCATCAAATTAATTACTGGCCAGCTTGATTAACGAAGGAGAAACCCAAAAAGCCTGGGTGCAACTGAAGAATCAATATAAGGGAAGACAGATCACACTTGGGTCCAAGCACTGTGTAGGGGAGGCTGGGGGAAGCTGCAGAAGATGACTGGACAGCATCTTTACTCAGATGCGAGACAACTTTGAGGCTGTGCAGGCTGCACATCAGCCTCAAGATCATCTAGAGCAAGAACACCCTCTGCACTTGAAGCTGGGACAGTTTCCTGACTGATATTACATACTCTGAGAGTAGTTACCACATGGTTACTCTGGTCCAGTCCTCTGGACCCTTCTGGTCACAACATTTAACAGCCAACAGCTTTAAACACAGTTcctcaaaagcagaaataggCAGGAAGAGCTATTTCTTATGAGATTTCTCTTTTCAAtagtagcaggaaaaaaaaaattgaaaaaaaaaaatctatcccCCAGGCAACATGCAGTTTGACCCAGCCATACAACCAGCAACGTAATGCTGCTTCTCCTGAAAAAGGACATGCTGTGGCAAGcaggaggacagcagcagcagcacctctggGCTTGGGTCTCAAGATGAACCCTCAGAAGGCTCATTACAAGGGTTAATAAACCAGAACAGATGTGATATTTAGTGCTAAGCACTGCTCTCCTTACAGTGCTGGCTTCAGTTCCTGCCAGTCACTACACAATGGCTCACATTGCACCAGCATTCCCCACTGAACAGCAACTGTGACTTGCTTCTGCCACACCTCGAACCTGTTCCCTGTCCCAGATCAAGTCTCTGCATCCCCATGACTAACTGATCCTAAATCCTCAGACCTACCTTCACCGGGAAGTAGTAGGAACGGAAACTGAGATGGTCTCGTCCACAGAGAGGAGGGTGCTCAGACCTTAAGTGCATTTCCACATGCTGGAAGAAGTCGTGATCCTGGGGAGATTAAGAATCGGTAAGAGAAGAGTTTGCTGCACGCCAGTGCCTGAAACACAGCCGTTACCAGGTTCTGCTAGAGCAGCCCCACCACCTCCACCCACAGCAGAGCTACGCAGGCAACAGTGCCACCTTGGCAGGATCAGCTTCCCAGGAACTGGAGcacacagcagctgtgcagc is a window from the Caloenas nicobarica isolate bCalNic1 chromosome 9, bCalNic1.hap1, whole genome shotgun sequence genome containing:
- the IL34 gene encoding interleukin-34, with the protein product MQQGYAAVLCVLAVLGLDAAAPGECELTRLLQDKLQYEMRLRYMKHYFPINYTVQVQYEEVLRPSNITRLRNGTVSEAALRYLWFHVSSQAVLRIREVLPEKHPSWKYTQELCQLFDALGKEYSKYQQTDVEAVVADLVKLVHSAGMESRRKAVRPKALLDNCLKVMRMLYGVPCRWEST